The following coding sequences lie in one Flavobacterium sp. 20NA77.7 genomic window:
- a CDS encoding T9SS type A sorting domain-containing protein, with protein MKHQTKFLILSLLLFVNSFAQEILWEKSLGGKHAEYLLDAQPTPDYGFILAGSSISGKTGNKEAINKGDLDYWLWKMNEKGKLDWQKSFGGAGVDMLYSVKLTTDGGFILAGTSNSNKGFDKKADAKGHDDFWILKLDAKGNELWQQTIGGSGQEKLQTICQTKDGGYVIGGTSASYKTEKNDMGLLDVFGKSEDTRGNLDFWIVKLKSDGKIEWQKTLGGSYVDELKDIVVLANGNILAGGYSNSPQSGDKTQDAYGLGDFWLVELNSQGQLLWQQTLGAEADDNLFALQLTADGGFMVGGNSNSGTSSSKTKSSKNGSDFWLLKFDKDKNLEWQETYDYGSKDVLTSIVENKDGSYLIGGYAQSEQNEPTTTKIKKADKEGINDYIALKINAKGEELWTQTIGSKGEEVLRKLFETRDGGYLLAGTSNGATSRDKQSSIGGADFWIVKVKDKQKPEKIKLPLEAAPNPAITFTNVLIGYEYQEGTASLFDINGRLLQQFTLSGSRTLPVELTNYPSGIYIVEVHTNIEKHSVKIIKD; from the coding sequence ATGAAACACCAAACAAAATTTTTGATTTTAAGTCTCTTGCTATTTGTCAATTCCTTCGCTCAAGAAATCCTTTGGGAAAAATCCTTAGGAGGCAAACATGCAGAGTATCTGTTAGATGCGCAACCTACCCCAGACTATGGCTTTATTTTAGCTGGAAGTTCTATTTCTGGGAAGACGGGTAATAAAGAAGCCATAAACAAAGGCGATTTGGATTATTGGCTTTGGAAGATGAATGAAAAAGGCAAACTCGACTGGCAAAAAAGTTTTGGCGGTGCAGGTGTAGATATGCTGTACAGTGTGAAGTTAACCACAGATGGAGGCTTCATACTAGCAGGAACGTCTAATTCAAACAAAGGATTTGATAAGAAAGCAGATGCCAAAGGACATGACGATTTTTGGATACTAAAATTAGATGCCAAAGGGAATGAACTATGGCAACAAACTATTGGCGGTAGTGGTCAAGAGAAATTACAGACTATTTGTCAAACCAAAGATGGAGGTTATGTTATAGGTGGTACATCAGCTTCATACAAAACAGAAAAAAATGATATGGGTCTGCTTGATGTTTTTGGCAAATCTGAAGATACACGAGGCAATTTAGATTTTTGGATTGTTAAATTAAAAAGTGATGGAAAAATTGAATGGCAAAAAACATTGGGAGGAAGTTATGTAGATGAATTAAAAGATATAGTGGTATTAGCTAACGGAAATATTTTAGCTGGAGGCTATTCTAATTCTCCTCAGTCAGGAGATAAAACACAAGATGCCTATGGATTGGGTGATTTTTGGCTGGTAGAATTAAATAGTCAAGGACAATTACTTTGGCAACAAACCCTTGGAGCAGAAGCGGATGATAATTTATTTGCTCTACAACTGACAGCTGATGGTGGCTTTATGGTAGGAGGTAATTCTAATTCAGGCACATCAAGTAGTAAAACAAAATCGAGTAAAAACGGCAGTGATTTTTGGTTATTAAAATTTGACAAAGATAAAAACCTAGAATGGCAAGAAACCTATGATTATGGCAGTAAAGATGTTTTAACGTCAATAGTAGAAAACAAAGACGGTTCTTATTTGATTGGTGGTTATGCCCAGTCGGAACAAAACGAGCCAACCACAACAAAAATTAAAAAAGCAGACAAGGAAGGCATTAACGATTATATCGCTTTAAAAATAAATGCAAAGGGAGAAGAACTTTGGACACAAACTATTGGAAGTAAAGGAGAAGAAGTATTACGAAAGTTGTTTGAAACACGAGATGGAGGGTATTTATTAGCAGGTACATCAAATGGCGCTACATCAAGAGATAAACAAAGTAGTATTGGTGGTGCAGATTTTTGGATTGTAAAAGTAAAAGACAAACAGAAACCTGAAAAAATTAAATTGCCACTAGAAGCAGCACCAAATCCTGCAATTACGTTTACAAACGTATTAATAGGCTATGAATATCAAGAAGGTACAGCGTCGTTATTTGACATTAACGGTAGATTATTGCAACAATTTACCCTTTCAGGTAGCAGAACCTTACCCGTAGAGCTTACTAATTATCCATCAGGCATCTACATTGTAGAAGTACATACCAACATAGAGAAACATTCAGTAAAAATTATAAAAGATTAA
- the ilvA gene encoding threonine ammonia-lyase IlvA translates to MNLFNKTLEAKENLRKVISPTPLLLNVNLSSEYKANVFLKREDLQVVRSYKIRGAFNKIQSLHAKDSQRGIVCASAGNHAQGVAYSCQLLGIKGKIFMPKTTPKQKIKQVQLFGKSFVEIVLEGDTFDDAYNAALVDCQASGMLFIHPFDDEHVIAGQGTTALEILDSFKDPIDYVFVPIGGGGLVAGIISVFKVLSPITKIIGVEPLGAPSMKAAIENKKPIQLQKIDRFVDGAAVKQVGKLNFEICKDYLHEILIVPEGKVCTTILKLYNEEALVVEPAGALTIAALDLYREKIIDKNIICIVSGSNNDIERTEEIKERSLLYEGLKHYFIVQFPQRPGALKEFVNDVLTEHDDITYFQFIKKNNREVGPVVVGVEVKEAITINKIKEKMTAKGFEYQYLNKKELLMSLLV, encoded by the coding sequence ATGAACTTATTTAATAAAACGTTAGAAGCAAAAGAAAATCTAAGAAAAGTTATTTCGCCAACCCCTTTATTGCTTAATGTAAATTTATCAAGCGAATATAAAGCTAATGTTTTTTTGAAACGTGAAGATTTACAAGTAGTTAGATCCTATAAAATACGAGGAGCGTTTAATAAAATACAATCTTTACATGCAAAAGATTCACAACGAGGCATTGTGTGTGCAAGTGCCGGAAACCATGCACAGGGAGTTGCCTATTCTTGTCAATTATTAGGTATAAAAGGAAAAATTTTTATGCCAAAAACAACACCAAAGCAAAAGATTAAACAAGTACAATTATTTGGAAAATCTTTTGTAGAAATTGTTTTGGAAGGAGATACGTTTGATGATGCGTATAATGCCGCATTAGTAGATTGTCAGGCAAGCGGCATGTTGTTTATTCATCCCTTTGATGATGAACACGTAATTGCTGGACAAGGTACAACTGCATTAGAAATTTTAGATTCTTTTAAAGATCCCATAGACTATGTATTTGTTCCTATTGGCGGTGGTGGATTAGTAGCAGGCATAATAAGTGTCTTTAAAGTTTTAAGTCCAATTACTAAAATTATAGGTGTTGAACCTCTAGGTGCACCCTCAATGAAAGCAGCTATTGAGAATAAGAAACCCATTCAACTCCAAAAAATTGATAGATTTGTTGATGGAGCAGCAGTAAAGCAAGTGGGAAAATTAAATTTCGAAATTTGCAAAGACTATCTTCATGAAATTTTAATAGTACCTGAAGGAAAAGTATGTACAACTATTTTAAAATTATATAATGAAGAAGCATTGGTTGTGGAACCCGCTGGCGCATTAACAATTGCCGCTTTAGATTTGTATAGAGAAAAAATTATAGATAAAAATATAATTTGTATTGTTAGCGGAAGTAATAATGATATAGAGCGAACAGAAGAAATTAAAGAACGCTCGTTATTATATGAAGGATTAAAACATTATTTTATTGTTCAATTTCCGCAACGACCAGGTGCATTAAAAGAGTTTGTCAATGATGTTTTAACAGAACATGACGACATAACTTATTTTCAATTCATTAAAAAAAATAATAGGGAAGTAGGCCCCGTAGTAGTAGGAGTTGAAGTCAAAGAGGCAATTACCATTAACAAAATTAAAGAAAAAATGACAGCTAAAGGTTTTGAGTACCAATACTTAAACAAAAAAGAATTATTAATGTCTTTACTTGTTTAA
- the ilvC gene encoding ketol-acid reductoisomerase: MAKINFGGVQETVITREEFPLEKAIDTLKYETIAIIGYGVQGPGQSLNLRDNGFNVIIGQRKGGKSWKKAIADGWIEGETLFEIEEACDNATIIQYLLSDAGQIDAWQQVKKSLTAGKTLYFSHGFGIIFNEQTNIIPPADVDVILVAPKGSGTSLRRLFLKGEGVNSSIAVYQNATGRAYEKAIALGIGVGSGYLFETDFRKEVYSDLTGERGILMGALAGMFEAQYEVLRSNGHSPSEAFNETVEELTQSLMPLVAENGMDWMFANTSVTAQRGALDWKGKFKQAAKPIFEQLYEEVASGREATRVIIEGSSPDYREKLDVELAEIRESELWKAGAAVRKLRPKL, from the coding sequence ATGGCAAAGATAAATTTTGGCGGAGTTCAAGAAACCGTTATTACAAGAGAAGAATTTCCTTTAGAAAAAGCAATTGATACCCTAAAATATGAAACGATAGCAATTATCGGTTATGGTGTACAAGGTCCAGGGCAATCGTTAAACTTGAGAGATAATGGTTTCAATGTAATAATTGGACAGCGAAAAGGAGGAAAAAGTTGGAAGAAAGCAATCGCTGATGGTTGGATTGAAGGAGAAACTTTATTTGAGATAGAAGAAGCTTGTGATAATGCAACAATTATTCAATATTTATTATCAGATGCAGGCCAAATTGATGCTTGGCAACAAGTCAAAAAATCCTTAACAGCAGGTAAAACACTTTATTTTTCTCATGGTTTTGGAATAATATTTAACGAGCAAACAAATATTATACCACCCGCAGATGTAGATGTAATTTTAGTTGCACCAAAAGGATCGGGTACTTCTTTAAGAAGATTGTTTTTAAAAGGTGAAGGTGTCAATTCAAGTATAGCTGTGTATCAAAATGCTACAGGTAGAGCCTATGAGAAAGCGATAGCTTTAGGTATTGGTGTGGGTTCGGGATATTTATTTGAAACAGATTTTAGAAAAGAAGTGTATTCAGATTTAACAGGTGAACGAGGCATATTAATGGGCGCATTAGCTGGGATGTTTGAAGCGCAATATGAAGTACTTCGGTCAAATGGGCATTCACCTTCGGAAGCTTTTAATGAAACAGTTGAAGAACTAACGCAAAGTTTAATGCCTCTAGTTGCAGAGAACGGTATGGATTGGATGTTTGCCAATACTTCTGTAACCGCACAACGAGGAGCTTTGGATTGGAAAGGTAAATTCAAGCAAGCAGCCAAGCCAATTTTCGAACAATTATATGAAGAAGTAGCTTCGGGTAGAGAAGCAACAAGAGTAATTATAGAAGGTAGTAGCCCAGATTATAGAGAAAAATTAGATGTAGAATTAGCTGAAATTAGAGAATCAGAGCTTTGGAAGGCAGGTGCCGCAGTTAGAAAATTGCGACCAAAATTGTAA
- the ilvN gene encoding acetolactate synthase small subunit, which yields MKQEFTLTIYTENHIGLINKIAIMFSRRKISLESLNTSPSEVENIYRFTIVVIETPSVVKNLVCQLEKIIDVFKVFCNTNDEIIWQQIALYKVSTPVIMKEVKVERLLREYGAKAIVIRDDYTVFEVTGQEEEIHNVLQKLTKYGLIEFVKSSRVAINKESHGIHKMIVEMENNNPKGQPITNQYLDQKQQIFQM from the coding sequence ATGAAACAAGAATTTACATTAACAATTTACACAGAAAATCATATTGGTTTAATTAATAAAATAGCCATTATGTTCTCCAGGAGAAAAATTAGTTTAGAGAGTTTAAATACTTCTCCAAGCGAGGTAGAGAATATATATAGATTCACAATAGTTGTTATAGAAACTCCTTCGGTAGTAAAAAACTTAGTCTGTCAGTTAGAAAAAATTATTGATGTTTTTAAAGTGTTTTGTAATACAAATGATGAAATAATTTGGCAACAAATAGCGCTATATAAAGTCTCTACACCCGTTATTATGAAAGAAGTAAAAGTAGAACGCTTGTTAAGAGAATATGGAGCAAAAGCAATTGTTATAAGAGACGATTACACTGTTTTTGAAGTAACGGGACAAGAAGAAGAAATTCATAACGTATTACAAAAACTTACTAAGTATGGCTTAATTGAATTTGTGAAAAGTTCTCGAGTGGCCATAAATAAAGAAAGCCATGGCATACATAAAATGATAGTAGAAATGGAAAATAATAATCCGAAAGGGCAACCCATAACAAATCAATATTTAGATCAAAAACAACAAATATTTCAAATGTAA